The proteins below come from a single Dinghuibacter silviterrae genomic window:
- a CDS encoding short chain dehydrogenase, with translation MKILLVGGNGTIGRCITAAFQTRGHDIIIAGRNSGSIQVDIASPESIDAMYRQAGVLDAVICAAGTGYYGPFDDMTPALMLPGIQGKLLGQVNLVVAGKPFVRPGGSFTLTTGIAAELPARNGTCVALINGALNSFVLGAAQEMTDGRRVNAVSPGLVEDSAERYGAFFPGYNLVPMDKLVNAYILSVEGAVNGKILKVYE, from the coding sequence ATGAAAATATTATTGGTAGGGGGGAACGGAACCATCGGGCGGTGCATCACCGCCGCCTTTCAGACACGCGGTCACGACATCATCATTGCCGGCAGGAACAGCGGCTCGATCCAGGTGGACATCGCATCGCCGGAATCCATTGATGCTATGTACCGGCAAGCGGGTGTCCTGGACGCGGTCATTTGTGCGGCAGGGACGGGGTACTATGGGCCGTTTGACGACATGACGCCCGCGCTGATGCTGCCGGGTATACAAGGCAAACTGCTGGGGCAGGTGAACCTCGTGGTCGCGGGCAAACCTTTTGTCCGGCCCGGGGGGTCTTTCACGCTCACCACGGGTATTGCGGCTGAGCTTCCCGCACGCAACGGCACTTGTGTCGCGCTGATCAACGGCGCGCTCAATAGTTTTGTACTCGGGGCCGCCCAGGAAATGACCGATGGCAGAAGGGTCAACGCCGTCAGCCCGGGGTTGGTGGAAGACAGCGCGGAGCGTTATGGGGCTTTTTTTCCGGGATATAACCTGGTGCCGATGGACAAATTGGTGAATGCCTATATCCTGAGTGTGGAGGGGGCGGTTAATGGGAAGATCCTGAAGGTGTATGAATAG